Below is a genomic region from Gemmobacter sp. 24YEA27.
CCCGATCTCGGATCTCTGGATCTCGACCAAATGCGGCGAGAGCGACACGACCACGGGCCTCTCCTCCTGCCCGACCGTCGGCAATATGTATGACAAGCTGCTTCCCCAGGGCATTTATGGCTGCTTTGGCGAGACCTCGGAAATCACCGGGGCCGAGCATATCTGCGAGAAACGCGCCGCAACCCCCGAAGCTGCCGCCAAATTCAAAGCGATCTGGCAGGCCTATACGGATGATGTGATCTTTGCGCATCAGACCGATGACCTCTCGGACAGCCAGCCGACCAAGGGGAACATCCTCGGCGGTCTGACCACCATCGAGGAAAAGGCGCTCGGCAACCTGGAAAAGATCGGCCGCACTTCGACCTATATCGATGCGATGGGCCCGGCTGAGGCACCGTCAAAGGGGCCGGGGCTTTATTTCATGGACAGCTCTTCGGCCGCGGCGGAATGTGTCACGCTGATGGCGGCGGGCGGCTATGTTATCCACACCTTCCCGACCGGGCAGGGCAATGTGGTCGGCAATCCGATCGTTCCGGTGATCAAGATCTCGGGCAATCCGCGCACGCTTCGCACCATGTCGGAACATATTGACGTCGATGTGACCGGTGTGCTGACCCGCGAGAAGACCATAGATCAGGCCGGCGACTCGCTGATCGAGATGATCATCCGCACCGCGAATGGTCGTCTGACCTGCGCCGAAGCGCTCGGTCATCGCGAATTCTCGATGACGAAGCTTTACCGCAGCGCCTGATCTGTGATCCTAGACCTGCTATAGGACCCCGGCCCCGCGATCGTCGCGGGGCCGGTGAAATACGGTCTGAGCCCGGAGCGGAAAGCTATGGCACAAATCGACGAAACGCGGGCCTCTGATACCCGCCCCGCCGGCCTGCGTGGTACGGCGCTATGGCAGTCTGCCAATACTCTGTTTCCCGGCATTGCGGTTGCGATCCTTGTCGCGGTGACCGCGCAGTTCCTGTCCGAGCATTACGGCGCGCCGGCGATGCTGATGGCGCTTTTGATGGGGCTCGCGCTGAACTTCCTTGCCGATCAGGGCACGCGGACCGAGGCCGGGATCGGCTTTTCCGCCCGCACTGTGCTGCGCCTTGGCGTGGCGCTGCTGGGCGCGCGGATCTCGGTCGAGATGCTGACAAAGCTTGGTACCGGGATGATCCTGCTGGTGATCGCGGGTGTGGCGGTCACGATCCTGTTCGCAATGCTGGCCGCAAAGGTTTTCGGGCGCGGCTGGCGCATGGCGCTGCTTTCTGGCGGGGCGGTGGCGATCTGTGGGGCCTCCGCTGCCATGGCGATTGCCGCCGTGTTGCCGCGCACCGATAAATCCGAGCGCAACCTTGCCTTCACCGTGATGGCCGTCACCATCCTGTCGACCGTCGCGATGATCGCCTATCCGCCGCTTTCCGGCTGGTTCGACTTTACGCCCCTGGAATCCGGCGTTTTTCTTGGCGGGACGATCCATGACGTCGCCCAGGTCGTCGGCGCCGGTTTCTCGATCAGCCCGGAGGTGGGCGAGACGGCGACGGTCGTCAAGCTGATCCGCGTTGCCATGCTGGCGCCGGTGGTGCTGGTGTTTTCTCTGGTGATCCGCGCCGGGCATCTGGGTGAAGACAGTACCGGCGGCATCCGCCCGCCCTTATTGCCGTCATTCGTGATCTGGTTTCTGGTACTGGCCGCGCTGAATTCCTTTGGCGTGATCCCGGCCTCTGTCGCCTGGTTCGCCGAACAGGCCAGCCGCTGGGCCCTCTTGACCGCCATCGCCGCCGTGGGGATCAAGACCTCGCTGGTGAAGATGATGGAAGTGGGTGGCTCTGCCATCTGGCTCGTCGTGGTCGAGACCATCTTCCTTGCCTGTTTCATCCTTGCGGGCCTGCATCTGATCAGCTGAACGACTTTTCGCTTTTCGCCAGACCCTTGCCCCGCCCGTTGTGGCGGGGCTTTTTATGCGGCGACCTCGTTTAATGTAAGTTTTGCTTACTAAATTATTTAAAATTAGTTCCTTAGTGTTAGAAAAAACATGCGCTACACCGTGTTCAAGGGAAGAGCCAACAGGTGCGCTGTGAGCGGGAACGAAAAGGTGATGGACGTGTCGGTCTGGCGCGGGTCCGGAGACGAGGGCGCTTACGAGAGCTTTCAGGTCCCGGCGCAGGACAATCAGACCGTGCTGGATGTGGTGAGCTATATCCAGCAAGAGCTCGACCCGTCGCTGACCTATCGCTATGCCTGCCGCGTCGGCATGTGCGGCTCCTGCGCGATGATGGTGAATGGCCAGCCGCGCTGGACCTGCCGGACCCATGTGAAAAAGGTGCTGAACGGCGACAGGCTGACCGTCGGGCCGCTGCGCAATCTGCCGGTGATCCGAGACCTCGCCGCCGATATGGACCCGTTTTTCGAGAAATGGATCAAGGCGGGTGGCGTCCATAAACCGGGCCTCAGCCGCGACGACGCGATCCAGCAGGTCAGACCGGAAGATCCGGGCAGGGTCGAGGCCAATAAGGCGATTGAATGCATCAATTGCGCGGTCTGCTACGCGGCCTGCGACACCGTTGCCGGCAATCCCGATTACCTGGGTCCGGCGGCGTTACAACGGGCCTGGACGCTTTACAACGATGTCAAAGTCACCGACCGCGCAGCGGTTCTCGCCAGCGTGACCGGGCCCGGGGGCTGCACCAATTGCCACAGCCAGGGCAGCTGCACCCGGTTTTGCCCCAATGAGCTGGACCCGCTCAGCTCCATCGCCGGGCTGAAACGCGCGGCGGCGCGGTCGTTTTTCGGGGGGAAAGGCTGATGCTGGGGATCCGGCTTTATATGGCGCAGCGCCTGAGTGCGATGGTGATGGGACCGCTGGTGATCGGCCATCTGGCGGTGATGATTTACGCGATCCAGGGCGGGTTGTCTTCGGCCGAGATCCTTGGCCGCACCAAAGGCTCGATCCCCTGGTTCCTCTTCTACGGCGCTTTTGTGCTGGCGGTCTCGGTTCATGCGGCCATCGGGCTGCGGGTGATCCTGCATGAGGTCACAGGCCTGAGGGGCCGCCTGCTGGAAGTCTTCACCTTGGGCGTCATGGCCCTGTTGACCGTGATGGGAGCACGCGCCGTTCTGGCCGTGACACTGCTGTGATCGGGCCTCACCGGCGCCACCCGCTCTGGCTTGCCTATATGCTGCACCGTGCCTCTGGCTTCGCTCTGGCTTTGTTTCTGCCCGCGCATTTCTGGGTACTGTCGCTGGCACTGACCGATCCCGATCAGCTCGATCAGTTCCTCAGCTTTGCCGATAACCCGTTGGCGAAAGTCGCGGAATTCGGCCTCGTCTTCCTGCTGGCGGTGCATTTCTTCGGGGGGC
It encodes:
- a CDS encoding succinate dehydrogenase, with product MLGIRLYMAQRLSAMVMGPLVIGHLAVMIYAIQGGLSSAEILGRTKGSIPWFLFYGAFVLAVSVHAAIGLRVILHEVTGLRGRLLEVFTLGVMALLTVMGARAVLAVTLL
- the sdhC gene encoding succinate dehydrogenase, cytochrome b556 subunit, with translation MIGPHRRHPLWLAYMLHRASGFALALFLPAHFWVLSLALTDPDQLDQFLSFADNPLAKVAEFGLVFLLAVHFFGGLRLLALEFLPWSQRQKSLAAGAIAGAFLISGTFLLRAI
- a CDS encoding 2Fe-2S iron-sulfur cluster-binding protein, coding for MDVSVWRGSGDEGAYESFQVPAQDNQTVLDVVSYIQQELDPSLTYRYACRVGMCGSCAMMVNGQPRWTCRTHVKKVLNGDRLTVGPLRNLPVIRDLAADMDPFFEKWIKAGGVHKPGLSRDDAIQQVRPEDPGRVEANKAIECINCAVCYAACDTVAGNPDYLGPAALQRAWTLYNDVKVTDRAAVLASVTGPGGCTNCHSQGSCTRFCPNELDPLSSIAGLKRAAARSFFGGKG
- a CDS encoding putative sulfate exporter family transporter — protein: MAQIDETRASDTRPAGLRGTALWQSANTLFPGIAVAILVAVTAQFLSEHYGAPAMLMALLMGLALNFLADQGTRTEAGIGFSARTVLRLGVALLGARISVEMLTKLGTGMILLVIAGVAVTILFAMLAAKVFGRGWRMALLSGGAVAICGASAAMAIAAVLPRTDKSERNLAFTVMAVTILSTVAMIAYPPLSGWFDFTPLESGVFLGGTIHDVAQVVGAGFSISPEVGETATVVKLIRVAMLAPVVLVFSLVIRAGHLGEDSTGGIRPPLLPSFVIWFLVLAALNSFGVIPASVAWFAEQASRWALLTAIAAVGIKTSLVKMMEVGGSAIWLVVVETIFLACFILAGLHLIS
- a CDS encoding UxaA family hydrolase, whose amino-acid sequence is MALDFSNATVKAWRRENGRVGVRNHVLILPVDDISNAACEAVSNNVKGTMALPHAYGRLQFGEDLELHFRTIIGTGANPNVAAVVVIGIEPEWTKVIVDGIAKTGKPVTGFSIEQKGDFETIRAASWKAKEYVHWASELQKEDCPISDLWISTKCGESDTTTGLSSCPTVGNMYDKLLPQGIYGCFGETSEITGAEHICEKRAATPEAAAKFKAIWQAYTDDVIFAHQTDDLSDSQPTKGNILGGLTTIEEKALGNLEKIGRTSTYIDAMGPAEAPSKGPGLYFMDSSSAAAECVTLMAAGGYVIHTFPTGQGNVVGNPIVPVIKISGNPRTLRTMSEHIDVDVTGVLTREKTIDQAGDSLIEMIIRTANGRLTCAEALGHREFSMTKLYRSA